A genome region from Deinococcus yavapaiensis KR-236 includes the following:
- a CDS encoding ATP-dependent helicase: MTRSAIPLTSEQQRIVAHDHGPALVFAVAGAGKTTAMVHRIERLVREGTFRPKEILATTFSRAAAADIRAALARWPHCSDVHATTLHSVGYRVIRRAQRLGHYDNLQLNDQDGGNLGAVIFARAVARARKEGLDIPDSLDREDFLGYVSICKGNLRYADLARAALPPEALRVATQAQNPSPDSVYLALYQAFETVRLEHGMVTFDDMLLTGWEALVRFPDVLRETQGQYRCVIVDEFQDVNLAQSEMLDLIAREHRNYMAIGDDDQTIYEWRGASVDFILNFAHRYGAVKYYIRDNFRSCASHLALANRVIERNTKREPKRLNLTRGFHGRTFLHQHDNAEDLARCVVTEIQDALAGGRARRDVAVLVRMYAQTPFIEHFLIEARVPYVVKGNVPFYQRSELLALFAYLRLALLERDLRVGKGVPERSLRDARAWWDLVYNRPVRYMPKVLADAVFQRVVQHGMTFSKALRIAAGEVDRRLGDRVEDLADVLTWLADDAHDATAEATLDALVHRLAYEAYLLRHGGLPETAQGRVNNVRALVLYARAKGTSAEFLQHLDYISFQKVGKNLNDDEDVVTITTIFRSKGLQWPIVFIPNCNAGTIPTGGPDRVEEERRILYVALTRPQETLHVHVVTTMPTSPFLLEAEHEQVLADVDRVQAALSKAPEAWSTHDAYALARLPRRLHLDRYFRTWWPQHTPPEQVHAVAQEAQRLYDVARQRDLLAALDLHEEDAQQWEMLGPLDENPSDDAYPDLAALVPTANGDVTKPTFSSSHASTAYLTTFTPQQRVQHAKFGAGIVEAVCSDGADLEVTVRFDGVGVKRLMARFARLTLANTAASNAPFLQDRHA, from the coding sequence ATGACGCGCAGCGCAATTCCCCTTACGTCCGAACAACAACGCATCGTCGCGCACGACCACGGCCCCGCGCTCGTGTTCGCCGTGGCGGGCGCGGGCAAGACGACCGCCATGGTGCACCGTATCGAACGCCTCGTTCGTGAAGGCACCTTCCGACCCAAGGAAATTCTCGCGACGACCTTCAGCCGTGCTGCCGCTGCGGACATTCGCGCGGCGCTCGCGCGTTGGCCGCACTGCTCGGACGTGCACGCGACCACCTTGCACTCTGTCGGGTACCGCGTCATTCGCCGCGCGCAGCGCCTCGGGCATTACGACAACTTGCAGCTCAACGATCAAGACGGCGGCAACCTCGGAGCCGTCATCTTCGCGCGGGCCGTCGCCCGCGCCCGCAAAGAAGGCCTCGACATTCCCGACAGTCTCGACCGCGAGGACTTCTTAGGGTACGTCAGCATCTGCAAAGGCAACTTGCGGTACGCGGACCTCGCGCGCGCAGCGCTTCCGCCAGAAGCGCTGCGCGTCGCGACGCAAGCGCAAAACCCATCGCCGGACAGCGTGTATTTGGCGTTGTACCAAGCGTTCGAGACGGTGCGGCTCGAGCACGGCATGGTCACCTTCGACGACATGCTCTTGACCGGTTGGGAAGCCTTGGTGCGCTTTCCGGATGTGCTGCGCGAAACGCAAGGGCAGTACCGATGCGTGATCGTCGACGAGTTTCAAGACGTCAACCTCGCGCAAAGCGAAATGCTCGACTTGATCGCGCGCGAGCACCGCAATTACATGGCAATCGGCGATGACGATCAAACCATTTACGAATGGCGTGGCGCGAGCGTCGACTTCATCTTGAACTTCGCGCATCGGTACGGCGCCGTGAAGTACTACATCCGCGATAACTTCCGGTCATGCGCGTCGCACCTCGCGCTCGCCAACCGCGTCATCGAACGCAACACGAAACGCGAACCCAAACGCCTCAACCTCACGCGCGGCTTTCACGGCCGCACGTTCTTGCATCAGCATGACAACGCCGAAGACCTTGCGCGGTGCGTCGTCACGGAAATTCAAGACGCCCTCGCGGGCGGTCGGGCCCGCCGTGACGTCGCGGTGCTCGTGCGGATGTACGCGCAAACGCCGTTCATCGAGCACTTCTTGATTGAAGCGCGCGTGCCGTACGTCGTGAAAGGCAACGTGCCGTTTTATCAGCGTAGCGAACTGCTCGCGTTGTTCGCGTACCTGCGCTTGGCGTTGCTGGAACGGGACTTACGCGTCGGTAAAGGCGTGCCCGAACGGTCGCTGCGTGACGCGCGCGCGTGGTGGGACCTCGTGTACAACCGACCCGTTCGGTACATGCCGAAAGTGTTGGCGGACGCGGTGTTTCAACGCGTCGTGCAGCACGGCATGACCTTCTCCAAGGCGTTGCGCATCGCGGCTGGGGAAGTGGACCGCCGCCTCGGCGACCGCGTCGAAGACCTCGCGGACGTGCTGACGTGGTTGGCGGACGACGCGCACGACGCGACGGCGGAAGCGACGCTCGACGCGCTCGTGCACCGCTTGGCGTACGAAGCGTACTTGCTGCGGCACGGCGGCTTGCCGGAAACGGCGCAAGGTCGCGTGAACAACGTTCGCGCGTTGGTGTTGTACGCGCGCGCGAAAGGCACGAGCGCGGAGTTCTTGCAGCACCTCGATTACATCTCCTTTCAAAAGGTCGGCAAGAACCTCAACGATGACGAGGACGTCGTCACGATCACCACCATCTTCCGCAGCAAAGGCTTGCAGTGGCCGATCGTGTTCATCCCGAATTGCAACGCGGGGACGATTCCCACTGGAGGGCCGGACCGTGTCGAAGAAGAGCGGCGCATCTTGTACGTCGCGTTGACGCGACCGCAAGAAACGCTGCACGTGCACGTCGTGACGACCATGCCCACTTCGCCGTTCTTGCTTGAAGCGGAGCACGAGCAGGTCTTGGCGGACGTGGACCGCGTGCAAGCCGCGCTGAGCAAAGCGCCAGAAGCGTGGAGCACGCACGACGCGTACGCGTTGGCGCGCTTACCGCGCCGTTTGCACCTCGATCGGTACTTCCGCACGTGGTGGCCGCAACACACGCCGCCCGAGCAGGTGCACGCGGTCGCGCAAGAAGCGCAGCGTTTGTACGACGTGGCGCGGCAACGCGATCTGCTCGCCGCGCTAGATTTGCACGAAGAAGACGCGCAGCAGTGGGAGATGCTCGGGCCGCTCGACGAGAACCCGAGCGACGACGCGTACCCGGACCTCGCGGCGCTCGTCCCGACTGCGAACGGTGACGTCACGAAACCCACCTTCTCGTCAAGCCACGCGTCCACAGCGTACTTGACGACGTT